The following nucleotide sequence is from Aspergillus luchuensis IFO 4308 DNA, chromosome 1, nearly complete sequence.
GACTGATGGTGGTCGGGTGGAGGTAGAGAATGTGCTTGGCGCGTATCAAGGTGCGACCAGCCTTGCGCCTGCTCATGTCGACAAGAGGACAGATTCGGCGAACATTCAGAGGCAAATTGATGAACGGCCAAAGCCGCTATGGTGGCTGTCAGTCGATGATGAAACAGCGCCTCATTATCGATGGAGCGCGAATTATCAGGCTCTGCCATCTGAAGTGGAATTTGTAGGGGATGCAGGATCGACCCAGGTGCGCCTCACCTCATATGTCAATAATCTGCACCCTGTGCACCAGGGCCTGTACCGTGCAATTGAAACATTGGTAGGCCGGACCATACCGTTATGGAACGACTGCTTGGTCCTGGGACAGCGGGGCTGGAGCGATATCTTGAACCAGGGCCAGCTGGGGCCGGTGCCGCTACGGATAATAACCTATGGAATAGAATGGGAGAATGTGATTCCTGAATGCCTCCTTGCCTTCCGAGTCCCAGAATTTATGAGGAGGCAGGAGAGACGTGAAGCTCGAGAAATGATCTTGAATAGGACGGGATACAACACAGACAGTCGCCGTGAAAGGTCTGAATACGAACGAAAATGGTTGGAATATTATTCGGACATGCTAGGTAACGGGGACAAGGAGTTGCCGTCCGAAGAGTCCAACCTCTGGCAACTCGCAAAGGAGTATCTCGAATTTCCTGAGGATGGATCAGCGACCCCTGTTCCTGCTCCGGATGATTGGCGGGAGAAAACTTGGTATGCAATCGAACGCAAGGCCAAGAAAGTGATGCGGTTTCGTCACCCGGAGCCAGGGACGGCTTTCTCTTATGAAGAGTGGAAGACGGGGCATCACCACGAGAGAGCTGTGGTTGACATGATCCGCAAGCGGAACGACTGGCATGATATGCCCTACAAGCCTGTCACGCCTCCCCACAAACCATATACTATTCGGCTCCAGGAGACTTTCCATTCGCAAGGACTTCAAGTAATTGTGAACATGGAGAACATTGAGCTTACCCCTGACAACCGGGACTACAAAGGAACAGACTGGCATATGGAAGGCCAACTTAACGAGCACCTCGTAGCTGTCGCCATCTTTGCATACGATATCGAGAATGTTACAGAACCCCAGATCGCCTTTCGTCAGAACACTAAGATGGATCAATGCTTCTACCAATATAGGCATGAAGAGAAAACGAAGTGGTGGGATTTCGAATGGCCGATGCACAGATATGGAAAGATTAGCCGCTCCGATTTATATGAACTGGCGCAAATCCTGGGCTATTTGGATTGGGACCTCGATACTGATAACCACACGGTGAGAACATGGCAGGATAAAGGTGTAGTGTCGGTCTCGCAAGGGCGTTTGATCGCATTTCCCAACCTTCTAGAGCACCGTGTCGAGCCCTTCTCCCTGGCTGATCGGACTCGCCCGGGGCATTTTAGATACATCAAGCTGTATCTGGTCGACCCTCACTATCGCGTCTGCTCCACCCGAAATGTGCCGCCCCAACAGCATCACTGGTGGGCAGAAGCGGTAGGTGCGAATGTGAGCGCCGCAGGACTGCCTCAAGAGATAATCGATCAGATCATGCAAGAGACGGGCAGCTGGCCTATGGGGTTACCGGAGGCTCGGCGGCACCGCCACGCCTTTTTGAAAGAGCATCGCTGGAATAATCTGGTCAGGATGAAGGAAATGAATTGGCCGTACTTCAATTGTTGAACACGAATTGTGGAGAAGTTATGGAAGCCTTTGCCGTGCGTGCCGCAAAGTAGAAACTATCCAAGTGTCATGAAGCAAGAGTACTCGCAATGTTTACATGAATGTAATGGACCTGATTTAATTCGGAATCGACTTGCAAAAATAACATACACTTCTTACTGAGCTTCTATCACTTCTGGAGCTGAAAGCAGACACAGAGTGTCATGCGACGAGAGAACTATCTTTACACAACTAGCTATCTAACGCCCCGAGCAGAGAAACATAGTGCCTGACCCTAGCAAACAGCCTCCTGAAAATTTGGAGTCAGTCTGAGTCGAAAGCGAACTCAATGTTATCACACGTATCAGCTGGCACGGACTTTGGACTGGCGTCATCACTCTCAGAAGAACTTTCTTCAATTTCCCCCGTTAAAGCAGTGATGGAAGTCTCAAGAGCCCTCATTATATTTATGTGATTCATGTCGGAAATATCTCCGGTAGCAATGCGATCGTTGAATATATTAGGGAAATCATCAATGATCTCCTTGAGCCTTTTCGCATCTTCGTCACTGAGTTTTTTAGCATCAACGTCGTCGTCGATCCCATCTAAGGTAGTATCCCAATCGAATGAAGACCCACCCCCGGTGACGACATAACGACCATATGCGTCGTCGCCAAGGACGTCTCTGAGCACCTCAATTTCGGCTTTAAAGACATCCTCATAGCGCATGTCCTTGACTTCCTGGGCCCATTCTACCGCTTGTTGCACGTCATCGTTCTtcactttttctttttcctttttgataGCAGTATTGGCGGAGTGAAGAACAGTCTCAAAGACGAGGGGAAAATTTTTTGCATCGACATTGATGGAAGGTAGCAGGGCTTTTAGGTTGTACCGCGCAGATTTGGGCATACCAGTCGATAGCTTCTTGGCAGCGTCCCAACCCGGGGTTTTGGTATGATCGGCGCGGCCGGGTCGGTAGGCAGCCTTCCACTCCTTTCCTATGAGATACCTTGCGAACTGGTCGAAGAAACACATCTCATTATGCTCAGTGGCACAGCCAGGGGCAATGGTTTTTTCAACTCCCGCGTCCCATTCCATCTTGTACACGTAGTAATAGTGCAGAAGCTCGAAGGGAGCGGCATTGTTGTTGGCTAATACGTGGGTGGACAAGACCGAGCaccagaaaagaaatagattGAATAACTTCATTCTTCTGGCGCAAGTGCTGAGCATGGACTGACGATGGAAATATACCCAGAGtagagaaaatatttaacGAATGTGAAATAAAGAGTGACTATCAAGGAAGCAAGAGTGAGCGAGAACGATAGAGAGTGACTTCACACAAAACGACATAAACaaatgaaaggaaaaggagccGAATTCCTAGAGAATAGAGGACTGGGAGAAAATGGGATCGAATGAGATTGAGAAATACGCTGGCAGGCAGATGCGCACGGAAGGATGTCTACCTCCCTGACAGGCTATCACTGCACCATGCTCAGACCCCCCGTTCATCTCTCATATCGCTTTCTAATTTCCCAGATAAGTGACACTCGTCTAAGCATATCAGGGGTGTTCATCCAACGGATAGATCGGAAGTTGACATGCTCACCCCTCTCGCATCCTCTATCTCGGAGGTTTGGAGATGAATCCTACATCCCAATTTCGAGTCACACAAAATCTCTCCCTGTGTCCGACAACAGACCGGGTAATCGGCGTGTCCGTTGAGGGGAAGTGAGACATCTCATTGTAGGCGAGAttgcatgcatacatagtCGAGTACCTAGCTTCGACTAAAACTAGTAGTTGATCTTGGCAGGCTAGAGCTTGGTAGTGTTTAGTTGGAGCTTGATTCTAACCTTGTTGGTTGGACCCTTATTGCGGCTAGTAGGGCTAGTAGGTAGACTATTTTAACCCCGGAAACTGGCCACCGAACCACAATCCGGAGGTCCGTCGGGGTTAGCGCTTagtctcttctcttcctcgaacCAGCCCTGGTTCAAGGGTCACCGGGATTCGGAGGACGATGCCGGCTAAAAATTCTTTGTTATCTTTGCAGCGGAAATGGACCCCTAGACTTCAGATAGAGGAGCAGCCAGGGTCGTATCATGCCCACACGGGAGTCTCGGAGGGACCTCCGTGGTGGGAAGATAGGAGAGAAGGATTTCGATCCCGGTTTAGTGCGTCGTGTGGTCAGGGCTGAAATGATCATGTTCATGGATGCTTGCTTGACAAACTAGTAAGTTTGCCTGTACTAATGGTTTGTATCGGGCCAAATTTGTCAGTGGCACCTTTGGGAAGGCTGAGATGCCTACAGAATGGATAATCTCGAATCAAATTAAACGATGATGCTCTAAGGCCCTGATTAACAAAAGGGGAAAACTACAGTACTAGCTAGCGCGGAAATGAGGTAGGGCAACGATGTGGGTATGAACATGTGAAACCATCTCCCTAACACCATTGGGCGCTCCAGCAGTCATTTCTCTCACCCATACATTACTTACTGGTGGCAGCAGCCGCGGTAGCAGAGGCACAATAGCTGCTCTCGAAAGCCAGAACAGTGGTAGCCACCTCAGTACCACAGGCAGCATTCGAGCAATCCCGAATACCGTAGTAGAAGTTGATGTTTTCGCATAAACAGGCAGGGTCAGGGCTACTACATCCGAGGGAGGAGTATTTGGCCAGCATATTGTTAAAGCAGGTCTGACCGCAGGTGGGGAGGTCAGAGATCGCGGTGGGACTTGCTGTAGATGTCGACgagacggtggtggtactAGTCACCGGATAGGTGGTTTCGGCCGCAATGGCGGAGGTGCAGTATCCACTCTCGAAAGCCAGAACTGTGCTTGCCACTGCAGTCCCACAAGCGGCATTGGCGCAGTCACGGATTCCGTAGTAGAAATTGATGTTTCGGCAGAGGCAGGATGGATCGGATGTCTCGCAGCCGAGGCTATCATATTTGGCTAACATGTTGTCGAAGCAGGTTTGCTGTATAAAAATTGGACTTAGCAGGTAGACTTTGGTGGAGGGTAGGGGTAGGGCCTTACACCGCAGGTAGGGAGCTGGGAAATTCCGGTGATGGTGGCCGTTGCGGATGTCGAAGTGGATGCGGTTGAGCCAGCAGAAGTTGTGAGAACAATGGTAGTCTCCGGAGCAGTGTTacttggggatgatgtagaTGAGATGGCGCTGGGGGGAGACGTAGAGGTCATAGATGTGGATGAGGCCACAGCAGTAGCCTTGGTTCCATCGAACGCCGTTGCGAACACGAGggccccatcatccccagcgATGGTGGGAATGACAGTGACCGATCCCGCGGAATCGTAGCTGGTGATGTCCATCAACACATCGGGCCAGATGCTCGAAGTACAGACGGCGCCTAATCCAGGTCGCGTCGAATTCTGGTAGTTTGGCATGTACATTCCATAGTTGCTTTTAATGGATGTCCAGTCAGCCTTTCTGGGGCTAAATGGAGAGTCGAggcaagagaaaaaaaagcataCCTTGGGCAACAGATGATGTACGTGTCGGTAACATTGTACGTTTCCCAGTCTTCGGGGCACACAAGCTGCTTGTAGGGGGGCAGGATTCTAGTGGCTATCGCACTATAGTAGAATTGGCTGGGGTAGCAGGATGAAAGGGTCATAGTGGAAACCGGATTGACAATGTTCTGCCAGAGCTCGGTCGACCATGCTGGGATCTCGGTCATTCCACCAGCGCATCCTGGTGGCTGGGTAAACACAGTGGTGAGCACCAAAGAGTCACCCGAATTGGTGACACTGGGTGAGGTAGTAGTGAGCGAGGGGGTTGCCGAAGTTGGCGGACTCGATAAAGATGAGGTCGGGTTGGCCGTCGATAAGAGCGTACTAGTGGGTGTAACACCAGAGGTTGTGAGACCAATTGTCTCCAGCTGGCCAAAGACTGGAATCAAGATCCATGAAGTGACAAGGAAAAGTCGAAGGACAAGATGCATCTTGGGTGATTGCTTTGCGTAGCGAACAACGAGAGAAACAAGATGGGAGATGGGAGACAGAAGAGAAACAATGAGCGTACAGTGAGGAAAAAGGAGTTTCAAATTGCATCAAATAAATACAGTAGGCACATGAAAA
It contains:
- a CDS encoding DUF4246 domain-containing protein (COG:S;~EggNog:ENOG410PGN5;~InterPro:IPR025340;~PFAM:PF14033), whose protein sequence is MNDEPPSSDDTGEKATHEPPIISFDNSGDGPLRVPGFGAVPLDYELPSDARFAHGIEEWRQAPAVTARELTMTAVMNRLTDRPNWHVDVFDDVVVARWRQDSTASIAMNPLLSDRAWEWCVQELRDKATEFQQKGHIRVLDTGSCVCKSDHVPALQTGELAGEFRRAVKPVLRSLMESGLLDWRSRNRLSIVDPTMFPLVYGHSLVLTDGGRVEVENVLGAYQGATSLAPAHVDKRTDSANIQRQIDERPKPLWWLSVDDETAPHYRWSANYQALPSEVEFVGDAGSTQVRLTSYVNNLHPVHQGLYRAIETLVGRTIPLWNDCLVLGQRGWSDILNQGQLGPVPLRIITYGIEWENVIPECLLAFRVPEFMRRQERREAREMILNRTGYNTDSRRERSEYERKWLEYYSDMLGNGDKELPSEESNLWQLAKEYLEFPEDGSATPVPAPDDWREKTWYAIERKAKKVMRFRHPEPGTAFSYEEWKTGHHHERAVVDMIRKRNDWHDMPYKPVTPPHKPYTIRLQETFHSQGLQVIVNMENIELTPDNRDYKGTDWHMEGQLNEHLVAVAIFAYDIENVTEPQIAFRQNTKMDQCFYQYRHEEKTKWWDFEWPMHRYGKISRSDLYELAQILGYLDWDLDTDNHTVRTWQDKGVVSVSQGRLIAFPNLLEHRVEPFSLADRTRPGHFRYIKLYLVDPHYRVCSTRNVPPQQHHWWAEAVGANVSAAGLPQEIIDQIMQETGSWPMGLPEARRHRHAFLKEHRWNNLVRMKEMNWPYFNC
- a CDS encoding CFEM domain-containing protein (COG:S;~EggNog:ENOG410PTHV;~InterPro:IPR008427;~PFAM:PF05730;~SECRETED:SignalP(1-20)); this translates as MHLVLRLFLVTSWILIPVFGQLETIGLTTSGVTPTSTLLSTANPTSSLSSPPTSATPSLTTTSPSVTNSGDSLVLTTVFTQPPGCAGGMTEIPAWSTELWQNIVNPVSTMTLSSCYPSQFYYSAIATRILPPYKQLVCPEDWETYNVTDTYIICCPSNYGMYMPNYQNSTRPGLGAVCTSSIWPDVLMDITSYDSAGSVTVIPTIAGDDGALVFATAFDGTKATAVASSTSMTSTSPPSAISSTSSPSNTAPETTIVLTTSAGSTASTSTSATATITGISQLPTCGQTCFDNMLAKYDSLGCETSDPSCLCRNINFYYGIRDCANAACGTAVASTVLAFESGYCTSAIAAETTYPVTSTTTVSSTSTASPTAISDLPTCGQTCFNNMLAKYSSLGCSSPDPACLCENINFYYGIRDCSNAACGTEVATTVLAFESSYCASATAAAATSK
- a CDS encoding uncharacterized protein (SECRETED:SignalP(1-28)); protein product: MLSTCARRMKLFNLFLFWCSVLSTHVLANNNAAPFELLHYYYVYKMEWDAGVEKTIAPGCATEHNEMCFFDQFARYLIGKEWKAAYRPGRADHTKTPGWDAAKKLSTGMPKSARYNLKALLPSINVDAKNFPLVFETVLHSANTAIKKEKEKVKNDDVQQAVEWAQEVKDMRYEDVFKAEIEVLRDVLGDDAYGRYVVTGGGSSFDWDTTLDGIDDDVDAKKLSDEDAKRLKEIIDDFPNIFNDRIATGDISDMNHINIMRALETSITALTGEIEESSSESDDASPKSVPADTCDNIEFAFDSD